From the Solibacillus sp. FSL R5-0449 genome, one window contains:
- the ssb gene encoding single-stranded DNA-binding protein, which translates to MINRVVLVGRLTKDPELRYTPSGVPMARFTIAVNRTFSSQSGEREADFIGCIAWRKQAENLANFMRKGSLIGVEGRIQTGSFEGQDGKRVYTTDVVADSVQFLEPRGGANASQGAQSQQYSGGQNYGGQPSYNQPNQQFGGAQSQDSYGSYQQPSQNQQNYTRVDEDPFANSKGPIEVSEDDLPF; encoded by the coding sequence ATGATTAACCGTGTCGTATTAGTCGGAAGACTTACAAAGGATCCAGAGCTTCGTTACACACCGAGTGGAGTTCCAATGGCACGTTTTACGATTGCCGTAAACCGTACATTTTCGAGCCAGTCTGGTGAACGTGAAGCAGATTTCATAGGCTGTATCGCCTGGAGAAAACAAGCTGAAAACTTAGCAAACTTCATGAGAAAAGGGAGTTTGATTGGTGTAGAAGGTCGTATTCAAACAGGTAGCTTTGAAGGACAAGATGGAAAGCGTGTGTATACAACAGATGTCGTTGCTGATTCAGTGCAGTTCTTAGAACCACGTGGAGGAGCTAATGCATCACAAGGTGCACAAAGCCAACAATACAGTGGTGGGCAAAATTATGGTGGTCAGCCATCTTATAATCAGCCTAACCAACAATTTGGAGGCGCGCAATCCCAGGATTCATACGGTTCTTATCAACAGCCATCTCAAAATCAGCAAAACTATACACGTGTAGATGAAGATCCATTTGCAAACAGCAAAGGACCGATTGAAGTGTCTGAAGACGATTTACCGTTCTAA
- the rpsF gene encoding 30S ribosomal protein S6, which produces MRKYELMYIIRPNIEEEAKKALVERFQEILTSNGAEITEAKDWGKRRLAYEINDFREGFYQIVKVNAGTEAINEYTRLANISEDIIRHIAVREEDK; this is translated from the coding sequence ATGAGAAAGTACGAATTAATGTACATCATCCGCCCAAACATTGAAGAAGAAGCGAAGAAAGCTTTAGTAGAGCGTTTCCAAGAAATCTTAACTTCAAATGGTGCAGAGATCACAGAAGCAAAAGATTGGGGTAAGCGTCGTTTAGCTTACGAAATCAATGACTTCCGCGAAGGTTTCTACCAAATCGTGAAAGTTAACGCTGGTACTGAAGCTATCAACGAGTACACTCGTCTAGCTAACATCAGCGAAGACATCATCCGTCACATCGCAGTACGCGAAGAAGACAAATAA